The following DNA comes from Agromyces mangrovi.
GTGCGCGGCACGGTGGTCGCGGCGCTCGACGAGATCGGCGTGCCGCTCGGCGGCGAGTTCCCGAAGCCGCTCACCGACGAGGCCGTGAAGGCGGCCGACGTGGTGATCACGATGGGGTGCGGCGACGCGTGCCCCGTCTTCCCCGGCCGCCGCTACCTCGACTGGGAGCTCGACGACCCGGCGGGGCGGCCCCTGGAGGCGGTGCGCCCGATCCGCGACGACATCGAGTCGCGGGTGCGGGGCCTGCTGGCCGAACTTCACATTTCATAGATCACTGTCTATGCTTTCTCGTGACACGAGAAAGCGAGACCACCATGGCCGACACGCCCACCGTCCTGTTCGTCTGCGTCCACAACGCGGGCCGCTCCCAGATGGCCGCGGGGTACCTGCGCGCCCTGGGCGGCGACCGCGTCGAGGTCCTGTCGGCGGGCTCAGCGCCGAAGGACCAGATCAACCCCGTCGCCGTCGAGGCGATGGCCGAGGAGGGCATCGACATCGCGGGCAACACGCCCAAGGTGCTCACCACCGAGGCGGTGCTCGAGTCGGACGTCGTCATCACGATGGGCTGCGGCGACGCGTGCCCCGTCTTCCCGGGCAAGCGATACGAGGACTGGGAGCTCGACGACCCGGCGGGCCAGGGCATCGAGGCGGTCCGTCCGATCCGCGACGAGATCCGGCGCCGCATCGAGGGCCTGCTCTCCGAACTGCTGCCCGTCGGCCAGAACTGAGCGTTCGCCATGCGCACCACTGGGGGGATCGCCGGCGCGGCGATGGCGCTCGCGGCGGCATTCGTGCTGAGCGGATGCGCCGGGCAGGAGTCCGGCGCCGATGCGGGCCTCACGGGGACCGTCGTCACCGACGGTTCGTCGACCGTCGGCCCGCTCACCAAGGCCGCCGCGATCGAGTTCGAGGCGGTCGAGCCGGAGGTCGCCGTCACCGTGTCCATCACGGGCACCGGCGGCGGATTCCGCTCGTTCTGCCGGGGTGAGACCGATCTTTCGAATGCATCGCGCCCGATCTCCGACGACGAGATCGACGCGTGCGCCGAGGCCGGCGTCGAGTACACCGAGATCGTCATCGCGAACGACGGCCTGTCGGTCGTCGTGAACCCCGCGAACGACTGGATCCAGTGCATCACGGTCGAGCAGCTCCAGACGATCTGGGCGCCCGAGGCCGAGGGCGAGGTCACGAGCTGGAACCAGGTCGACTCGGAGTTCCCGGACGAGCCGCTCGTGCTGCACGGACCCGGTGGCGACTCGGGCACGTTCGACTACTTCACCGAGGCGA
Coding sequences within:
- a CDS encoding PstS family phosphate ABC transporter substrate-binding protein, which encodes MRTTGGIAGAAMALAAAFVLSGCAGQESGADAGLTGTVVTDGSSTVGPLTKAAAIEFEAVEPEVAVTVSITGTGGGFRSFCRGETDLSNASRPISDDEIDACAEAGVEYTEIVIANDGLSVVVNPANDWIQCITVEQLQTIWAPEAEGEVTSWNQVDSEFPDEPLVLHGPGGDSGTFDYFTEAINGEEGATRTDYEASEDDEVILSGVTAEDGGMGYFGLSYVEENPDRVMALEVDSGDGCVAPTVETVQDGLYAPLGRPLFIYVNNASYAEQPQVEAFVDFYVDNADEIAERALIVPLTDEQTELAEEELASVTG
- a CDS encoding arsenate reductase ArsC, which produces MADTPTVLFVCVHNAGRSQMAAGYLRALGGDRVEVLSAGSAPKDQINPVAVEAMAEEGIDIAGNTPKVLTTEAVLESDVVITMGCGDACPVFPGKRYEDWELDDPAGQGIEAVRPIRDEIRRRIEGLLSELLPVGQN